From the genome of Papaver somniferum cultivar HN1 chromosome 2, ASM357369v1, whole genome shotgun sequence, one region includes:
- the LOC113352606 gene encoding basic 7S globulin-like produces the protein MAASCASCITQFSLLLFLFISFAYAQLPSSTSRPASIVFDLDRDPLNLQYMIKINQGTPRAAIKLSLDLGGKLPWLRCQKGYMSSSYRPVKCKSPQCSVVSKPVSCVSCNETKLKTTGCHNNACRVYTSNPVTQSISSGELISDIVTVKSEDVYTIDDGYIISPDMEFSKPGPIVTPRRFTFGCATASNGLRGLAKGAAGVAGIGRSSGLSLVSQFSAAFGLSRIFALELYRSSGTIYFGGGSYVTLNYMMGVIYKRYLTYTPLLINPRRREEYFIDVRSVLIHGKTVPISKKLLSINKKTGVGGTKIDIRIPYTMLETSIYRAFVKVHTEWAKGMNVSRVASVEPFSACYSSSTIPWTTIGNPEPPTVELNFPKNVYWNIVKDLVWINDGVHCLAFVDGGSNPVTSIVIGAHQMGFIEFDISRSRVGFEGPRWIT, from the coding sequence ATGGCTGCTTCTTGTGCTTCCTGTATTACTCaattttcacttcttcttttcctttttatttctttCGCCTATGCTCAATTACCTTCCTCTACTTCTCGACCAGCCTCTATAGTCTTCGATCTAGACAGAGATCCATTAAACCTTCAGTATATGATCAAAATCAACCAAGGAACTCCTCGGGCAGCCATAAAACTAAGCCTTGATCTCGGCGGGAAGTTACCCTGGCTCCGTTGTCAGAAAGGTTACATGTCATCATCGTATCGACCAGTCAAATGCAAGTCACCCCAATGCTCTGTGGTGAGCAAACCAGTCTCATGTGTATCTTGCAATGAAACCAAGCTTAAAACCACAGGGTGCCATAACAACGCATGTCGCGTTTACACAAGTAACCCGGTAACTCAATCTATCAGCAGCGGTGAGCTCATTTCAGATATTGTGACCGTTAAATCTGAGGATGTGTACACTATAGATGACGGATACATAATAAGTCCAGATATGGAGTTCTCAAAGCCAGGTCCAATTGTTACGCCTCGTCGGTTTACATTCGGCTGTGCAACTGCTAGCAATGGTCTTAGGGGACTTGCTAAAGGTGCCGCAGGAGTGGCTGGTATCGGGCGCTCATCTGGTCTTTCCCTAGTTTCACAATTTTCAGCTGCGTTCGGATTGTCTCGCATATTTGCTCTGGAACTATATAGATCTAGTGGTACCATTTATTTTGGGGGTGGATCTTACGTTACTCTTAACTATATGATGGGTGTTATTTACAAAAGATATTTAACATACACCCCTCTCTTGATTAACCCAAGAAGGCGTGAAGAATATTTCATTGATGTAAGATCGGTCTTGATTCACGGTAAAACTGTGCCAATATCGAAGAAATTGTTGTCCATTAACAAGAAAACTGGAGTTGGAGGAACGAAAATCGACATTCGGATTCCTTACACTATGCTGGAGACATCAATCTACAGGGCATTTGTTAAGGTTCATACTGAATGGGCTAAAGGCATGAATGTTTCCAGGGTTGCTTCGGTTGAGCCTTTTAGTGCCTGTTATAGCTCATCCACCATACCTTGGACAACAATTGGAAATCCTGAGCCACCAACTGTTGAACTAAACTTTCCAAAGAATGTATATTGGAATATCGTCAAGGATCTGGTATGGATTAATGATGGCGTACATTGTTTAGCATTTGTTGATGGAGGTTCAAATCCCGTGACTTCCATTGTCATTGGTGCGCATCAGATGGGTTTCATAGAGTTTGATATCTCAAGATCAAGAGTAGGCTTCGAGGGACCACGGTGGATCACCTAG